A genome region from Geminicoccus roseus DSM 18922 includes the following:
- a CDS encoding Nramp family divalent metal transporter encodes MASPGETGAASAELTTPDLGRSLPEVHRSVAVPNAGGFLRKFMVFLGPGYLVAVGYMDPGNWATALAGGSAFGYTLLSVALLSSLMAILLQALCTRIGIATGRDLAQLCRERFPRPVAVPLWIMAETAICATDLAELIGTAIALELLFGIPLLYGVVLTALDAFLILWLQHKGVRWVEALIFGLITLILACFVGQLAIAHPVWGEVLQGYLPQASVVTDSQQLYIAMSIIGATVMPHNLYLHTALVQSRAIGPDVAAKREAIRYAALDSSLALTLALVINSAILITAAATFHASGRTEVAEIQDAHRLMAPLLGSALAASLFAVALLLSGINSTVTATLAGQVVMEGFLRLRLSPVLRRLVTRLIAIVPAVAVTWIYGEGGTAQLLILSQVILSLQLPFAVVPLMMFAADRRRLGPLVAPGWQLAVGWAIALLIIVLNLKLILDFVLGN; translated from the coding sequence ATGGCATCTCCGGGCGAAACCGGCGCCGCTTCCGCCGAGCTGACCACGCCTGACCTCGGACGGAGCCTTCCGGAGGTGCATCGCAGCGTGGCCGTTCCCAATGCCGGCGGCTTCCTGCGCAAGTTCATGGTGTTCCTCGGGCCGGGCTACCTGGTGGCCGTGGGCTACATGGATCCCGGTAACTGGGCGACCGCCCTCGCCGGCGGCTCGGCGTTCGGCTACACGCTGCTTTCCGTGGCGCTGCTGTCCTCGCTGATGGCGATCCTGCTGCAGGCCCTGTGCACCCGGATCGGCATCGCCACCGGCCGCGACCTGGCGCAGCTCTGCCGGGAGCGCTTCCCGCGGCCGGTGGCGGTGCCGCTCTGGATCATGGCCGAGACCGCCATCTGCGCCACCGACCTGGCCGAGCTGATCGGCACGGCGATCGCGCTGGAACTGCTGTTCGGCATCCCCCTGCTCTATGGCGTGGTGCTGACCGCGCTGGATGCCTTCCTGATCCTCTGGCTGCAGCACAAGGGCGTGCGCTGGGTGGAGGCGCTGATCTTCGGGTTGATCACGCTCATCCTGGCCTGCTTCGTCGGCCAGCTCGCCATTGCCCATCCGGTCTGGGGGGAGGTGCTGCAGGGCTACCTGCCGCAGGCCTCGGTGGTGACGGACAGCCAGCAGCTCTACATCGCCATGAGCATCATCGGCGCCACGGTGATGCCCCACAATCTCTACCTGCACACCGCCCTGGTGCAGTCACGGGCGATCGGCCCGGACGTGGCCGCCAAGAGGGAGGCGATCCGCTACGCCGCGCTGGACAGCAGCCTGGCGCTGACCCTCGCCCTGGTGATCAACTCCGCGATCCTGATCACCGCGGCGGCGACCTTCCACGCCAGCGGCCGGACCGAGGTCGCCGAGATCCAGGATGCCCATCGGCTGATGGCCCCGCTGCTCGGCAGCGCGCTTGCCGCCAGCCTGTTCGCGGTGGCCCTGCTCCTGTCCGGCATCAATTCGACCGTCACCGCCACCCTGGCCGGCCAGGTCGTGATGGAGGGCTTCCTGCGCCTGCGGCTTTCGCCGGTCCTGCGCCGGCTGGTGACCCGGCTGATCGCGATCGTGCCGGCGGTGGCGGTGACCTGGATCTATGGCGAGGGCGGCACTGCGCAGCTCCTGATCCTCAGTCAGGTGATCCTCTCGCTGCAACTGCCCTTTGCGGTGGTGCCGCTGATGATGTTCGCCGCCGACCGCCGCCGGCTTGGCCCGCTGGTGGCGCCGGGCTGGCAGCTGGCGGTCGGCTGGGCCATCGCGCTGCTGATCATCGTCCTGAACCTGAAGCTGATCCTGGACTTCGTTCTGGGCAACTGA
- a CDS encoding amino acid ABC transporter substrate-binding protein → MRILFAAAIASSGLLAVQAEAATLDRIKETGVLTLGYRADAVPFSFENDIGEPAGYSVALCKVVAAEVKSELKLDKLEVRYVKVTGEDRFKAVSEGRIDLLCGATTQTLSRREQVDFSLPTFATGSTLLYRQDGPQNFEQLAGQKIGVHAGTTTESGLKQALADQQFQADLVAVDSHEQGVADLAAGKIAAYFGDGAILLYQWRQSPDRDKLMISDQFFSNEPYALALPKDDGAFRLAVDRALAKLYRSGGIIDLFGATFGSDASPSEIVRALYAINALPE, encoded by the coding sequence ATGCGCATCCTGTTCGCCGCCGCCATCGCCTCGTCGGGCCTGCTCGCCGTCCAGGCCGAGGCCGCCACCCTCGACCGCATCAAGGAGACGGGCGTCCTCACCCTGGGATACAGAGCCGACGCGGTGCCCTTCTCGTTCGAGAACGACATCGGCGAGCCGGCGGGCTACAGCGTCGCCCTGTGCAAGGTGGTCGCCGCCGAGGTGAAGAGCGAGCTGAAGCTCGACAAGCTCGAGGTGCGCTACGTCAAGGTGACCGGCGAGGATCGCTTCAAGGCGGTGAGCGAGGGCCGGATCGACCTTCTGTGCGGCGCCACCACGCAGACCCTGTCCCGGCGCGAGCAGGTGGACTTCTCCCTGCCGACCTTCGCCACCGGCTCGACCCTGCTTTATCGTCAGGATGGCCCGCAGAACTTCGAACAGCTGGCCGGCCAGAAGATCGGCGTGCATGCCGGCACCACCACCGAATCGGGCCTGAAGCAGGCTCTGGCCGACCAGCAGTTCCAGGCCGATCTGGTCGCGGTGGACAGCCACGAGCAGGGCGTGGCCGACCTGGCCGCCGGCAAGATCGCCGCCTATTTCGGCGATGGCGCGATCCTCTTGTACCAGTGGCGGCAGAGCCCGGACCGCGACAAGCTGATGATCTCGGACCAGTTCTTCTCGAACGAGCCTTATGCCCTGGCGCTGCCCAAGGATGACGGCGCGTTCCGGCTGGCGGTCGACCGCGCGCTGGCCAAGCTCTACCGCAGCGGCGGGATCATCGATCTGTTCGGCGCCACGTTCGGCAGCGACGCCTCGCCCTCGGAGATCGTCCGGGCGCTCTACGCGATCAACGCCCTGCCCGAGTGA
- a CDS encoding serine hydrolase → MPSASKALFIGTALTAILAAAPAAMAAEAREELTAAVLQGEGVERLVANQAFLPPSDAAAALEPFQGTLHLDEVEMTTTPDAFTTRQVLGKDPKIFPSLSVSFFTEEGELVPVSQDVIRAGSTGEGRSYWDMIVQPGRVWSEPGDGGWSRASFPFALMHSIEGETHNGVATFLYKGEQVSGLQFQVVQQTSPYYIEDYFTAAGLAPARFEELAADGLDEARQAYRESLANQVEIRPWSELETQVGAAELEGFDSSITAGEIVVDGLLKDGVFYLKSCPSAAGDLAYCERQRFGVWSVTKAAANAAALLRLAEKYGPEVFDAKLVDHVTEAADYPGWQEVTFGDALNMATGIGNGSTETAPNLIGDGELDETYPQWYEARSEQDKIDTILRIAKNYPWGPGEVARYRDQDMFLLGVAMKRYLQAQEGADAGLWAMMEQEVYGPIGIQALPINKTLEADGRAGQALMAFGLYPTIGDLVKIATLFQEEGAHDGTQILHRGKLADILPGPQARGLPTGGFHPAYHMAFWHAQHRSEEGCTLWYPMMLGWGGNIVTLLPDDLATIRLARNWSGEDAASDMSSLVEVADRIGTFCP, encoded by the coding sequence ATGCCGTCGGCATCGAAAGCCCTGTTCATCGGGACCGCCTTGACCGCAATCCTCGCCGCAGCGCCTGCCGCCATGGCGGCAGAAGCGCGCGAGGAACTGACCGCGGCGGTGCTGCAGGGCGAGGGGGTGGAGCGCCTGGTCGCCAACCAGGCCTTCCTGCCGCCCAGCGATGCCGCGGCGGCGCTGGAGCCCTTCCAGGGGACGCTGCATCTGGACGAGGTCGAGATGACGACCACGCCGGACGCCTTCACGACGCGGCAAGTGCTGGGCAAGGACCCGAAGATCTTCCCGTCGCTGTCGGTGTCGTTCTTCACCGAAGAGGGCGAGCTGGTGCCCGTGTCGCAGGACGTGATCCGTGCCGGCTCCACCGGGGAGGGGCGAAGCTATTGGGACATGATCGTCCAGCCGGGCCGGGTATGGTCGGAGCCGGGCGATGGCGGCTGGTCGCGCGCCTCGTTCCCGTTCGCGCTGATGCACTCGATCGAGGGCGAGACCCATAACGGCGTCGCGACCTTCCTCTACAAGGGTGAGCAGGTCAGCGGCCTGCAGTTCCAGGTCGTCCAGCAGACCTCCCCCTATTACATCGAGGACTACTTCACCGCCGCCGGTCTGGCGCCCGCGCGTTTCGAGGAGCTCGCGGCGGACGGCCTGGACGAGGCGCGGCAGGCCTATCGGGAAAGCTTGGCCAACCAGGTGGAGATCCGTCCCTGGTCGGAGCTGGAGACGCAGGTCGGGGCCGCCGAGCTGGAAGGCTTCGACAGCTCGATCACCGCCGGCGAGATCGTGGTCGACGGGCTGCTCAAGGACGGCGTGTTCTACCTGAAGTCATGTCCCAGCGCTGCCGGCGACCTCGCCTACTGCGAGCGCCAGCGCTTCGGGGTCTGGTCGGTGACCAAGGCGGCGGCGAACGCGGCGGCCCTTCTGCGCCTGGCCGAGAAATACGGCCCGGAGGTCTTCGACGCGAAGCTGGTCGACCATGTCACCGAGGCCGCCGACTATCCGGGCTGGCAGGAGGTCACCTTCGGCGATGCGCTGAACATGGCAACCGGGATCGGCAACGGCAGCACCGAGACCGCCCCGAACCTGATCGGCGACGGCGAGCTCGATGAGACCTATCCGCAGTGGTACGAGGCGCGCTCCGAGCAGGACAAGATCGATACGATCCTGCGGATCGCCAAGAACTACCCCTGGGGGCCGGGGGAGGTCGCCCGCTACCGCGACCAGGACATGTTCCTGCTGGGTGTCGCGATGAAGCGCTACCTGCAGGCGCAGGAAGGCGCGGACGCCGGTCTGTGGGCGATGATGGAGCAGGAGGTCTATGGCCCGATCGGCATCCAGGCGCTGCCGATCAACAAGACCCTGGAAGCCGACGGGCGCGCCGGGCAGGCGCTGATGGCCTTCGGCCTCTACCCGACCATCGGCGACCTGGTGAAGATCGCGACCCTGTTTCAGGAGGAGGGGGCGCATGACGGCACCCAGATCCTGCACCGGGGCAAGCTCGCCGACATCCTGCCGGGCCCGCAAGCGCGGGGCCTGCCGACCGGCGGCTTTCATCCCGCCTACCACATGGCCTTCTGGCATGCGCAGCACCGCTCCGAGGAGGGCTGCACGCTCTGGTACCCGATGATGCTCGGCTGGGGCGGCAACATCGTCACCCTGCTGCCGGACGACCTGGCAACGATCCGGCTCGCCAGGAACTGGAGCGGCGAGGATGCCGCCTCCGACATGTCCAGCCTGGTCGAGGTGGCGGACCGGATCGGCACGTTCTGCCCCTGA
- a CDS encoding UxaA family hydrolase, translated as MTIRLNANDNTVVARLDILPNTELGIDAVRTTQRIPAGHKVAICPIAKGEPIRKFNQIIGFASQDIAPGEHVHVQNCVMQDFDRDYAVGADVKPIDYVPENQRPSFQGYLRADGRAATRNYIGILSTVNCSATVCKFIAERFPREVLAQYPNVDGVVAITHSTGCGMADAGEGYGNLQRTLWGFARHPNFAAVLMIGLGCEVNQIDFLLDAYQIKPGPNFRTMTMQATGGTRKTIERAHEIIQEMLPGVNEYARQPVSVSEISLALQCGGSDGYSGITANPALGHAADLLVRNGGTAILSETPEIYGAEHLLTRRAVDQKIADKLIDRIKWWENYTSINGGEMNNNPSPGNKAGGLTTILEKSLGAAAKGGTLNLNGVYKYAEPVTARGFVFMDSPGYDPAAVTGQVASGANMVTFTTGRGSCFGFKPAPSIKIATNSAMYRRIEEDMDINAGTIVEGSETIEQVGQRIFDKVIEVASGTPSKSEELGVGDHEFVPWMVGAVM; from the coding sequence TTGACCATTCGCCTGAACGCCAACGACAACACGGTCGTGGCCAGGCTCGACATCCTGCCGAACACCGAACTCGGCATCGACGCCGTGCGCACCACCCAGCGCATTCCTGCAGGCCACAAGGTCGCGATCTGCCCGATCGCCAAGGGTGAGCCGATCCGCAAGTTCAACCAGATCATCGGCTTCGCCAGCCAGGACATAGCACCCGGCGAGCATGTCCATGTGCAGAACTGCGTCATGCAGGACTTCGACCGCGACTATGCGGTCGGCGCCGACGTCAAGCCGATCGACTACGTGCCGGAGAACCAGCGCCCGAGCTTCCAGGGCTACCTGCGCGCCGACGGGCGGGCCGCCACCCGCAACTATATCGGCATCCTGTCGACGGTGAACTGCTCGGCCACGGTCTGCAAGTTCATCGCCGAGCGCTTCCCCCGGGAAGTCCTGGCGCAGTACCCGAACGTCGACGGCGTGGTCGCGATCACCCACTCCACCGGCTGCGGCATGGCCGATGCCGGCGAGGGCTATGGCAACCTGCAGCGCACGCTGTGGGGCTTCGCGCGCCACCCGAACTTCGCTGCGGTGCTGATGATCGGCCTGGGCTGCGAGGTCAACCAGATCGACTTCCTGCTGGACGCCTACCAGATCAAGCCCGGCCCGAACTTCCGCACGATGACCATGCAGGCCACCGGCGGCACCCGCAAGACCATCGAGCGGGCCCACGAGATCATCCAGGAGATGCTGCCCGGCGTGAACGAGTACGCCCGCCAGCCGGTCTCGGTCTCCGAGATCAGCCTGGCGCTGCAGTGCGGCGGCTCCGACGGCTATTCCGGCATCACCGCCAACCCGGCGCTGGGCCATGCGGCCGACCTGCTGGTCCGCAACGGCGGCACCGCGATCCTGTCCGAGACGCCCGAGATCTACGGGGCGGAGCACCTTTTGACCCGCCGCGCCGTCGACCAGAAGATCGCCGACAAGCTGATCGACCGCATCAAGTGGTGGGAGAACTACACCTCCATCAACGGCGGCGAGATGAACAACAACCCGTCGCCGGGCAACAAGGCGGGCGGGCTCACCACCATCCTGGAGAAGTCGCTGGGTGCGGCGGCCAAGGGCGGCACGCTCAACCTGAACGGCGTCTACAAGTACGCCGAGCCGGTGACCGCGCGCGGCTTCGTGTTCATGGACAGCCCCGGCTACGACCCGGCGGCCGTCACCGGCCAGGTCGCGTCGGGCGCCAACATGGTGACCTTCACCACCGGGCGCGGCTCCTGCTTCGGCTTCAAGCCGGCGCCGTCGATCAAGATCGCGACCAACAGCGCCATGTACCGCCGCATCGAGGAGGACATGGACATCAATGCCGGCACGATCGTCGAGGGCTCCGAGACCATCGAGCAGGTCGGCCAGCGGATCTTCGACAAGGTGATCGAGGTCGCGAGCGGCACCCCCTCCAAGTCCGAGGAGCTGGGCGTGGGCGACCACGAGTTCGTGCCGTGGATGGTCGGCGCCGTCATGTGA
- a CDS encoding ABC transporter substrate-binding protein has product MRFTSVGAGVLALSIGWAAVPAQAETLRIGTEAQGIPFAFMNEQNEIDGFMVDLIKSIGEKAGFEVQMEPMEFSALIASLTSGKIDLISAAMYNTPKRAEVIDFSDPVYSFGEGMIVPKDDTKDYTSFQEMEGQTVGAQLGTVYIAALEEAGIFEEVKVYDTIPAIMNDVNAGRIAAGFADYPVMSYYLGQGQFPDVRLVKSYEAVLPGKIGVATQKGDTERMAAINKAIGEMKESGELDQLIEKWSLN; this is encoded by the coding sequence ATGCGTTTCACATCGGTAGGCGCGGGCGTTCTGGCGCTCTCGATCGGCTGGGCGGCTGTTCCGGCGCAGGCGGAGACGCTGCGGATCGGCACGGAGGCGCAAGGCATCCCGTTCGCCTTCATGAACGAGCAGAACGAGATCGACGGCTTCATGGTCGACCTGATCAAGTCGATCGGCGAGAAGGCCGGCTTCGAGGTCCAGATGGAGCCGATGGAGTTCTCGGCGCTGATCGCCTCCCTGACCTCGGGCAAGATCGATCTGATCTCGGCCGCCATGTACAACACGCCCAAGCGCGCCGAGGTGATCGACTTCTCCGACCCGGTCTACAGCTTCGGCGAGGGCATGATCGTGCCCAAGGACGACACCAAGGACTACACGTCGTTCCAGGAGATGGAGGGCCAGACGGTCGGTGCGCAGCTCGGCACGGTCTACATCGCGGCGCTGGAAGAGGCCGGCATCTTCGAGGAGGTGAAGGTCTACGACACGATCCCCGCGATCATGAACGACGTGAACGCCGGCCGGATCGCCGCGGGCTTCGCCGACTATCCGGTGATGTCCTACTATCTGGGCCAGGGCCAGTTCCCGGACGTGCGCCTAGTCAAGAGCTACGAGGCGGTGCTGCCGGGAAAGATCGGCGTCGCCACCCAGAAGGGCGACACCGAGCGCATGGCGGCGATCAACAAGGCGATCGGCGAGATGAAGGAGAGCGGCGAGCTCGACCAGCTGATCGAGAAATGGAGCCTCAACTGA
- a CDS encoding amino acid ABC transporter permease, with protein sequence MGGFFQDMISFLPVLMKGIQLTIIVTVGSIIFSTVLGLVWAIMRLSSSRALSWTSATIVNLLRAIPILVQLFYIYFVMPELGLALTALQAAIIGLGIAYSSYQAEDFRAGIEAVDHGQTEAAQSIGMSRSLMMRRVILPQAVRIILPSYGNTMIMMLKDSSLASTITVAELSLQGKLLASSTFKNTAVFTTVALLYLVMCLPLMGLSRWLEKRMGRRR encoded by the coding sequence ATGGGCGGCTTTTTCCAGGACATGATCAGCTTCCTGCCGGTGCTGATGAAGGGCATCCAGCTCACCATCATCGTCACGGTCGGCTCGATCATCTTCTCGACGGTGCTGGGGCTGGTCTGGGCGATCATGCGCCTGTCCTCCAGCCGGGCGCTGAGCTGGACCAGCGCCACCATCGTCAACCTGCTGCGCGCCATCCCGATCCTGGTCCAGCTGTTCTACATCTATTTCGTGATGCCGGAGCTGGGCCTCGCGCTCACCGCGCTGCAGGCGGCGATCATCGGCCTTGGCATCGCCTACTCCTCCTACCAGGCCGAGGACTTCCGCGCCGGCATCGAGGCAGTGGACCATGGCCAGACCGAGGCGGCTCAGTCGATCGGCATGTCGCGCAGCCTGATGATGCGCCGGGTGATCCTGCCCCAGGCGGTGCGGATCATCCTGCCCTCCTACGGCAACACCATGATCATGATGCTGAAGGACAGCTCGCTCGCCTCCACCATCACCGTCGCCGAGTTGTCCCTGCAGGGCAAGCTGCTGGCCTCCTCGACCTTCAAGAACACGGCGGTCTTCACCACGGTGGCGCTGCTCTACCTGGTGATGTGCCTGCCCCTGATGGGCCTGAGCCGGTGGCTGGAGAAGCGGATGGGGCGGAGGCGCTGA
- a CDS encoding amino acid ABC transporter ATP-binding protein, producing the protein MIEFQDVHKSFGALEVLKGVDATVGKGEVVCIIGPSGSGKSTMLRCVNGLEDYQKGRVLVEGQLVDRNAPSIREVRMEVAMVFQRFNLFPHRTVLENVIEGPVYVKGERKAEASRRGQALLERVGLAQKADAHPQQLSGGQQQRVAIARALAMQPRAILFDEPTSALDPELVGEVLTVMRDLAKEGMTMLIVTHEIAFAREVADRVLFIDGGVIVEQGPPADVLARPSHPRTQDFLHRVLHPID; encoded by the coding sequence ATGATCGAGTTCCAAGACGTCCACAAGAGCTTCGGCGCGCTGGAGGTCCTCAAGGGCGTGGACGCCACGGTCGGCAAGGGCGAGGTGGTGTGCATCATCGGCCCCTCGGGCTCCGGCAAGTCCACCATGCTGCGTTGCGTGAACGGGCTGGAGGACTACCAGAAGGGCAGGGTGCTGGTGGAGGGCCAGCTGGTCGACCGCAACGCCCCTTCGATCCGGGAGGTCCGGATGGAGGTCGCGATGGTGTTCCAGCGCTTCAACCTGTTTCCGCACCGGACCGTGCTGGAGAACGTGATCGAGGGGCCGGTCTACGTGAAGGGCGAGCGCAAGGCCGAGGCGTCGCGCCGGGGGCAGGCGCTGCTGGAACGGGTCGGGCTCGCGCAGAAGGCGGATGCCCATCCCCAGCAGCTCTCCGGCGGCCAGCAGCAGCGGGTCGCGATCGCCCGGGCGCTGGCGATGCAGCCGCGCGCGATCCTGTTCGACGAACCGACCTCGGCGCTCGACCCGGAACTGGTCGGCGAGGTTTTGACCGTGATGCGCGACCTGGCCAAGGAGGGCATGACGATGCTGATCGTCACCCACGAGATCGCGTTCGCCCGCGAGGTCGCCGACCGGGTCCTGTTCATCGATGGCGGCGTGATCGTCGAGCAGGGGCCGCCGGCCGACGTGCTGGCCCGGCCATCCCACCCGCGCACCCAGGACTTCCTGCACCGGGTGCTGCACCCGATCGACTGA
- a CDS encoding fatty acid desaturase: protein MDDSIDHRAMISRLAPEQRRALTTLSDRPGLVQLAGHLGLILVLGWAILAGVPGWPLLLVPQGILIVFLFTALHETVHGTAFRTPWLNRAVAHLAGFLVLIPPCWFKYFHFAHHRHTHDPDHDPELMAPKPETVLQYLRYLSGVPLWISAVRTLLTNARGAITDDYLPRRARPQMVVEARVMLGLYALLAAGSVAFGSTALWWAWLAPILLGQPFLRAYLLAEHTRCPHVANMLENTRTTFTTRVVRFVAWNMPYHAEHHAYPTVPFHQLPALHEHARAYLRQTERGYARFHQKLARALAGGG, encoded by the coding sequence ATGGACGACAGCATCGACCATCGCGCCATGATCTCGCGCCTGGCGCCGGAGCAGCGCCGGGCGCTGACCACGCTGTCCGACCGGCCGGGCCTCGTCCAGCTGGCCGGCCATCTCGGCCTGATCCTGGTTCTGGGCTGGGCGATCCTGGCCGGCGTGCCCGGCTGGCCGCTGCTCCTGGTGCCGCAGGGCATCCTGATCGTGTTCCTGTTCACCGCCCTGCACGAGACGGTGCACGGCACCGCGTTCCGCACGCCATGGCTGAACCGCGCGGTGGCGCATCTGGCCGGGTTCCTGGTGCTGATCCCGCCCTGCTGGTTCAAGTATTTCCACTTCGCCCACCACCGCCACACCCATGACCCGGACCACGACCCGGAACTGATGGCGCCCAAGCCGGAGACCGTGCTCCAGTACCTGCGCTACCTCTCGGGCGTGCCGCTCTGGATCTCGGCGGTGCGGACGCTTCTGACAAATGCTCGCGGCGCCATCACCGACGACTATCTACCCAGGCGGGCGCGGCCGCAGATGGTGGTGGAGGCGCGGGTGATGCTGGGGCTGTACGCCCTGCTGGCGGCGGGCTCGGTGGCCTTTGGCTCGACGGCGCTGTGGTGGGCCTGGCTGGCGCCGATCCTGCTGGGCCAGCCGTTCCTGCGCGCCTATCTGCTGGCGGAGCACACCCGCTGCCCGCATGTCGCCAACATGCTGGAGAACACCCGGACGACCTTCACCACCCGGGTGGTGCGCTTCGTGGCCTGGAACATGCCCTACCATGCCGAGCACCATGCCTACCCGACCGTGCCGTTCCACCAGCTGCCGGCGCTGCATGAACATGCCAGGGCCTATCTGCGCCAGACCGAGCGGGGCTATGCCCGGTTCCACCAGAAGCTGGCCCGCGCCCTGGCGGGCGGTGGCTGA
- the cobT gene encoding cobaltochelatase subunit CobT, whose protein sequence is MVVVATRPGAPEPNQTVRERVDNFQRVVGATVRAMAGKPTLDVQFRAGDGKRAADPRAAEGVRLPSPRQDFARADLARIRGEGDQSALRLRHHDAKLHARHAPTGEIAQLVYDKMEQVRIEAFGASRMEGVRDNLLSAWKARVRPIEAGAQEQAGHMAEIIELFAREQLLGTELPPPYAKALEPWRDHLAQHMAGHLPKLEALLDDQERFAIEMRDLLNDLGFTTEELPEDAEGQDQSEDQDEEQQEGQEGGDQGEEGSGEDQQQDSQTKETSASQDAAEAQAGEGDESQDAMAEMGAEDEGEAPASNRPKSGQGQSDLASYKVYAKKFDEVVTVDELCGPSELTRLRGQLDMSLQRFHAMIGKMANRLQRKLMAQQQRSWLFDLDEGILDAARLARVVINPSHALTFKVEKETDFRDTVMTLLIDNSGSMRGRPIAVAAMSADILARTLERCGVKVEILGFTTRAWKGGQSREQWLREGKPASPGRLNDLRHIIYKAADTPWRRGRRALGLMLREGLLKENIDGEAILWAHERLLARPEQRRILMVISDGAPVDDSTLSSNPGNYLEKHLRQVIEQIETTSPVQLLAIGIGHDVTRYYRRAVTISDPEQLGGTMLKQLAELFDLDEDKPAGRRRRAA, encoded by the coding sequence GTGGTAGTGGTCGCAACGCGCCCGGGAGCGCCCGAGCCCAACCAGACGGTGCGTGAGCGGGTCGACAACTTCCAGCGGGTCGTGGGCGCCACCGTGCGCGCGATGGCCGGGAAACCGACCCTGGACGTGCAGTTCCGGGCCGGCGACGGCAAGCGCGCCGCCGATCCCCGCGCGGCCGAGGGCGTGCGGCTGCCCAGCCCCCGCCAGGACTTTGCCCGCGCCGACCTCGCCCGGATCCGTGGCGAGGGCGACCAGTCGGCCCTGCGCCTGCGCCACCACGACGCCAAGCTGCATGCCCGCCATGCCCCGACCGGCGAGATCGCCCAGCTCGTCTACGACAAGATGGAGCAGGTCCGGATCGAGGCGTTCGGCGCGTCGCGGATGGAAGGCGTGCGCGACAACCTGCTCAGCGCCTGGAAGGCCCGGGTCCGGCCGATCGAGGCGGGCGCCCAGGAGCAGGCGGGCCATATGGCCGAGATCATCGAGCTGTTCGCCCGCGAGCAGCTGCTCGGCACCGAGCTGCCGCCGCCCTATGCCAAGGCGCTGGAACCCTGGCGCGATCATCTCGCCCAGCACATGGCCGGCCACCTGCCCAAGCTGGAAGCGCTGCTGGACGACCAGGAGCGGTTCGCCATCGAGATGCGCGACCTGCTGAACGACCTGGGGTTCACCACCGAGGAACTGCCCGAGGACGCCGAGGGCCAGGACCAGTCCGAGGACCAGGACGAGGAGCAGCAGGAAGGCCAGGAAGGCGGCGACCAGGGCGAGGAAGGCAGCGGCGAGGACCAGCAGCAGGACAGCCAGACCAAGGAAACCAGCGCCTCGCAGGATGCCGCGGAGGCCCAGGCCGGCGAGGGCGACGAGAGCCAGGACGCCATGGCCGAGATGGGCGCCGAGGACGAGGGCGAGGCGCCCGCCTCCAACCGGCCGAAATCCGGCCAGGGCCAGAGCGACCTCGCCTCCTACAAGGTCTACGCGAAGAAGTTCGACGAGGTGGTCACCGTCGACGAGCTGTGCGGCCCGTCCGAGCTGACACGGCTGCGCGGCCAGCTCGACATGTCGCTGCAGCGCTTCCACGCCATGATCGGCAAGATGGCCAATCGGCTGCAGCGCAAGCTGATGGCCCAGCAGCAGCGCTCCTGGCTGTTCGACCTGGACGAGGGCATCCTGGACGCCGCGCGGCTCGCGCGCGTGGTGATCAACCCCAGCCACGCCCTGACCTTCAAGGTCGAGAAGGAGACCGACTTCCGCGACACGGTCATGACCCTGCTGATCGACAATTCCGGCTCGATGCGCGGCCGGCCGATCGCGGTGGCGGCCATGAGCGCGGACATCCTGGCGCGCACACTGGAGCGCTGCGGGGTCAAGGTCGAGATCCTGGGCTTCACCACCCGCGCCTGGAAGGGCGGGCAGTCGCGCGAGCAGTGGCTGCGCGAGGGCAAGCCGGCCTCGCCCGGCCGGCTGAACGACCTGCGCCACATCATCTACAAGGCCGCCGACACGCCCTGGCGGCGCGGCCGCCGGGCGCTGGGATTGATGCTGCGCGAGGGGCTGCTCAAGGAGAACATCGACGGCGAGGCGATCCTGTGGGCGCACGAGCGCCTGCTCGCCCGGCCGGAGCAGCGCCGGATCCTGATGGTGATCTCCGACGGCGCCCCGGTCGACGACAGCACGCTCTCGTCCAACCCGGGCAACTATCTGGAAAAGCACCTGCGCCAGGTGATCGAGCAGATCGAGACCACCTCGCCGGTGCAGTTGCTCGCCATCGGCATCGGCCACGACGTGACCCGCTACTACCGGCGCGCCGTGACGATCTCCGACCCGGAGCAGCTGGGCGGCACCATGCTCAAGCAGCTGGCGGAGCTGTTCGACCTGGACGAGGACAAGCCAGCCGGGCGGCGCAGGCGCGCCGCCTGA